The genome window TCTTGTCGTCGACGACGAGACCAGCATGCAGGAGTTCCTCCAGATCCTCCTGCAGCGCGACGGTCACGAGGTCAGCGCGTGCGGCTCGGCCAGCGAGGCGCTGGTCGCGCTCGAGAGCGACGACTGGGACCTGGTGATCAGTGACATCCGCATGCCCGGCATGTCGGGCCTGGAGCTGCTCGACCAGGTGCGGCGTCTGCACGTCGAGACCACGGTCATCCTGATCACCGCACACGGCACGACCGAGTCCGCGGTCGAGGCCATGAAGCACGGCGCCTACGACTATCTCACCAAGCCGTGCTCGGTCGACGAGATCCGGCTCGTGGTCGAGAAGGCGCTCGAGAAGCGCGACCTCTCGCACGAGAACCGGCGCCTGCGCCAGCAGCTCCGGGTCGAGAGCGCGTTCCCGACCATCGTCGGCAAGAGCTCGCGCATGCAGGAGATCTTCGCGCTCGTGCGCCAGGTCGCGCCGACCCGCGCCAACATCCTGATCACCGGCGAGAGCGGCACGGGCAAGGAGCTGATCGCGCGCGCGATCCACAATCTCTCCGACCGGCGTGACGCGCCGTTCGTCGCGGTGAACTGCGGCGCGATCCCGGAGAACCTGCTCGAGAGCGAGCTGTTCGGTCACGTGAAGGGCTCGTTCACCGGCGCCTCCGCGAACAAGCCGGGGCTGTTCGAGGTCGCCAACGGCGGCACGCTGTTCCTCGACGAGATCGGGGAGATGGAGCTCGGGCTACAGGTGAAGGTCCTGCGCGCGATCCAGCACCGCACCTTCCAGCGCGTGGGCGGCACGAACGAGATCCACGTCGACGTGCGCATCCTGTGCTCGACCAATCGCCGGCTCGACCAGGAAGTGAGAGAGGGGCGCTTCCGCGAGGACCTGTTCTACCGCCTGAACGTGATCGAGATCGAGCTACCCCCGCTGCGCGAGCGGCCCGAGGACCTGCCGCAGCTCGTGTCTCACTTCGCCGAGAAATACTCCGCGGAGCTCGGCAAGGACGTGCGCGAGCTCGACCCCGCGGTGCTGCCCGCGCTCGAGGCCTACCCGTTCCCCGGCAACGTGCGCGAGCTCGAGAACGTGGTGGAGCGCGCGGTCACGCTGGCGCACACCAACCGCATCACGCTCGACTGTCTGCCGGCCACCGTGCGCCGGCCCGCCGAGCCGGCGCCCGCCGCGCGCATTCCCAGCGACGGCGTCGACCTCGACGCCCTGCTCGCTGCCTACGAGACCTCGCTCATCCAGGAGGCCCTGCAGCGCACCGGCGGCGTGAAGAAGCGCGCCGCGCAGCTCCTGGGCGTCACGTTCCGGTCACTGCGTTACCGCTTGGAAAAGCTGCGCCTCGACGACGGGAGCAACGAGCCGGAGTGACGAAGCGCGTCACCGGGACGCGCGCGGCGCGTCACTCGGTGACCTTGGACACGTTCGCCATCTGGTGCGCAGGCGGGCCGGATCGAGTCAGTGGTGCGCGGGCTTGCGGCGGATCATGCGCGCTCCCGAGCCGGCAGTGATTCGCGGGCACGGGCCTTGCTCAATGCGGGGCCGCCGGGCGCTCGTGGCGTCGTAAGGGCGAGTAGGCCCGAGACCGATTCATGAGTACTGGTACTCAGCAAGGAGACAAACAATGCTGTCGCATCTCAAGCGGCGTGAAGGTTTCACGCTCATCGAGCTGATGATCGTCGTGGCGATCATCGGCATCCTGGCGGCCATCGCCATCCCGAACTTCATCAAGTTCCAGCTTCGTTCGAAGGCCGGTGAGTCGAAGGTCAACCTCGCGGCGATTCGCACCGCCGAGGAGTCGTACTTCGCCGAGGCCGGTACCTACATGGACATGCCGGCGACCCCGGCGGCGTTCGTGCCCGGTCTGAAGACGCAGTTCCTGCCCGTCTGCCCGAACCCGCTCCCGGTCTGGACGCCCGGCGCGCAGGGCAACTGCTGGATCGGCTGGCAGCCCGAGGGTGACGTGTACTACGCGTACCAGATCGGCGCGGGCCGGCTGGGTGCGATCGTGGCGGTCGACCCGACCGTCGTGGGTGCGCCGATCACGGCCAACCAGTTCTACGCTGGCGCGGTCGCCGACATCGACGCCGACGCCGTGCTGAACAGCTGGGGCGTGAACCAGCCCGACAACACCGGCGCGTTCACCGCTCCTCCGGGTTGGACGGCCGGTACGGTCTGCGGAGCCTCGGTGCCTGGCACCGCCGGCCCGAACGGCCCGCTCGACACCGGCACCGGTCTCTCGGTGCTGGGCCAGGTGGGTCCGTGCGACAGCATCGACATGGGCCGCAACGTGTTCTAGGCCTCGCCTGGGACTCGGGCTCTGATCCTCGACCCGGCGGAGTCGAAAGACTCCGCCGGGTCTTCTCGCTTAAGGCGGACCTGCATGTCTCCGATCCCGGAGGCGTCATGTCCGCGCGCACCGTCCGCCTCCGCATGCCCACCGAGGCACTGCTGCTGCCGTTCGCGCTGTGCGTGGCGCTGGCCGTGAACGGCACGAACCACTGGCTCGAGGCGCGCTCGGTCGAGACTCACGCGGACGGCGACGTCGGCGTCCTGCCCGACGGTCACGCCGTGAACGTGCTCTCGCTCGGCTTCGAGAGACTGGTCGCGGACCTGTTCTGGATCCGGACCGTCAACTACGTCGGGGACGAGGTCGCTTCGGCCGCGCACTGGCCCGCGGCGGAGCGCCTGGCCAACCTGGTGACCGACACCGATCCGCACTTCGATTCGGCCTACGTCGTGATGGCGTCGGTGCTCAACGGCTTGAAGCACGATCCGGACGCGGCCATCCGCCTGCTCGAGAAGGGCGCCGCGGTCAGCAAGTACTGGCGCATCGATTTCCTGCTGGGCTTCCAGTACTTCATGGAGAAGGGCGACTACGTGCGCGGGGCCGAGTGTCTGCAGCGCGCGATCGACCTGGGCGGACCGCAGTATCTGCAGTTCCTCGTGACTCGCCTGTACGCGAACGCCGGCGATCCCGACACGGCCATGCAGTTCATCGCGCTGCGGCTGAAGAGCGAGGAGACGCCCGAGGTCCGCGCCCAGCTCGAGAAGCGCCTCTCGGACCTGTGGATCAACCGCGATCTGGCGCTGATCGACGCCGCGATCGAGGCCTACAAGGCGAAGCTCCACCGTGACCCGGCGGACGTGCGGGCGCTCGTGACCGCCGGCCTGCTGCCGAAGCTCCCGCGCGATCCCGAGGGCGGTGAGTACGCGATCTTCTCGGACGGCAAGGCGGGCACGAACCTGGCCTACGACACACTCGAGCTGCACATGCCGGGCCTCCGGAATCAGAAGCAAGAAGGGAAGTGACTTGAACGCGATTCGCACGCGCGGGCTGCGGAAGACGTTCCGCACCGGCTTCTGGATGCGGCCCGTGGAAGCGGTGAAGGAAGTCGATCTCGAGGTGAAGGCCGGCGAGATCTTCGGCTTCATCGGGCCCAACGGCGCCGGCAAGACCACGACGATCAAGGTGCTGACGGGGCTGGTCATGCCGACCTCCGGCGAGGCCTGGGTGAACGGGCTCCCGGTGAGCGACCCGGAGAGCCGCGCGCAGCTCGGCTTCCTGCCCGAGGGCACGTTCTTCCACGACTATCTCACGGCGAGCGAGTTCCTCGACTTTCACGGCTCGCTGCTCGGCATTCCCCGCGACGTGCGGCGCGAGCGCATTCCGAAGCTGCTCGAGCGCGTCGGCCTCGCGCACGCCGCCGAGCGCCAGATCCGGCGCTACTCGAAAGGCATGCGCCAGCGCGCGGGACTGGCGCAGGCGCTGATCGGCGAGCCGCAGATCGTGATCCTCGACGAGCCCATGTCGGGCCTCGATCCGCTCGGCCGCAAGGACGTGCGCGACCTGATCCTGTCGCTGCGCGACGAGGGCAAGACGGTGTTCTTCTCCTCGCACATCCTCGAGGACGCCGAGGTCATCTGCGACCAGGTCGCGCTGATCCTGTCGGGCCGGATCGTGAAGCAGGGCTATCTCGACGAGCTGCTCGGGCAGGAGATGGTCGGCAGCGAGCTGGTGGTCGAGGGCATCGACGAGTCACTGTTCGCGGAGCTCCAGGGCAGGGCGAGGCGCGCGGTCGTGCAGGGCCACCGCTTCCTGCTCGAGTTCGCGGGCGAGAGCGACGGCGAGAAGGCGCTCGACCAGGTGCGGCAGAGCGGCGGCCGGATCCGCAGCTACGTCCCCAAGCGCAAGAGCCTCGAGGACCTGCTGCTCGAGGGTCTCGCACAGGAGAAGGACCGATGAAGTCACTCGGGCGCATCGGGGTGCTGGCCTGGAACACGTACCGCGAAGCGGTGCGCGACAAGCTGCTCTACAACCTGCTCTTGTTCGCGGCCATGATGATCGCGAGCTCGATCCTGCTCGCGCAGATCCAGATCGGCAAGGACGAACGCATCTACCGCGACTTCGGGCTGGGCTCGATCGCGTTCTTCGGCGCGCTGATCGCGATCTTCGTGGGCATCAACCTGGTGTACCGCGAGATCTCGACCAGGACCGTCTACACCATGCTGTCGAAGCCCGTGCGGCGCTGGGAGTTCCTGCTCGGGAAATACTTCGGCCTCTTGTCGCTGCTCGCGGTGGAAGTCGCGATCATGAGTCTGTGCTTCCTGGGCGTGCTGGTGTGGAAGGGCTCGGAGTTCTCCACCGGCCTGGTCTGGGCGATCTGCATGATCTATCTCGAGCTGGCGCTGGTGACTGCGGTCGCGATCTTCTTCTCCACCTTCACCTCGCCCTATCTCGCCGCGATGTTCACGGTGGCGCTGTGGATCATCGGGCACCTGCTCGCGGACCTGCGGGCGTTCGGCAGGAAGTCCGACATCGCCGGGCTGAAGGAGCTGCTCGAGGCGCTGTACTGGACGCTCCCGAACCTCGACCGGCTGGACTTCAAGGCCGACGCGAGCGCCAACAACCCGATCGCCCTGGCGCGCATCGCGATGGCCTCGCTGTACGCGCTCTTGTACTCGCTGGGCCTGATGATCGGCTCGGTGCTGCTCTTTCAGCGTCGTGACTTCCGCTGAGTCGCGCTAACCTCTGAGCCATGGGGGAGCCCGCGATCTCGATGCCCGTGCTGGGCGCGTTCGCGTTCGTGCTGGGCGCCTGCATCGGCAGCTTCCTGAACGTCGTGGTGTGGCGCCTGCCGCGCGGCGAGTCACTCGTGCGTCCGGGCTCG of Myxococcota bacterium contains these proteins:
- a CDS encoding sigma-54 dependent transcriptional regulator, with the protein product MARILVVDDETSMQEFLQILLQRDGHEVSACGSASEALVALESDDWDLVISDIRMPGMSGLELLDQVRRLHVETTVILITAHGTTESAVEAMKHGAYDYLTKPCSVDEIRLVVEKALEKRDLSHENRRLRQQLRVESAFPTIVGKSSRMQEIFALVRQVAPTRANILITGESGTGKELIARAIHNLSDRRDAPFVAVNCGAIPENLLESELFGHVKGSFTGASANKPGLFEVANGGTLFLDEIGEMELGLQVKVLRAIQHRTFQRVGGTNEIHVDVRILCSTNRRLDQEVREGRFREDLFYRLNVIEIELPPLRERPEDLPQLVSHFAEKYSAELGKDVRELDPAVLPALEAYPFPGNVRELENVVERAVTLAHTNRITLDCLPATVRRPAEPAPAARIPSDGVDLDALLAAYETSLIQEALQRTGGVKKRAAQLLGVTFRSLRYRLEKLRLDDGSNEPE
- a CDS encoding prepilin-type N-terminal cleavage/methylation domain-containing protein, producing MLSHLKRREGFTLIELMIVVAIIGILAAIAIPNFIKFQLRSKAGESKVNLAAIRTAEESYFAEAGTYMDMPATPAAFVPGLKTQFLPVCPNPLPVWTPGAQGNCWIGWQPEGDVYYAYQIGAGRLGAIVAVDPTVVGAPITANQFYAGAVADIDADAVLNSWGVNQPDNTGAFTAPPGWTAGTVCGASVPGTAGPNGPLDTGTGLSVLGQVGPCDSIDMGRNVF
- a CDS encoding ABC transporter ATP-binding protein translates to MNAIRTRGLRKTFRTGFWMRPVEAVKEVDLEVKAGEIFGFIGPNGAGKTTTIKVLTGLVMPTSGEAWVNGLPVSDPESRAQLGFLPEGTFFHDYLTASEFLDFHGSLLGIPRDVRRERIPKLLERVGLAHAAERQIRRYSKGMRQRAGLAQALIGEPQIVILDEPMSGLDPLGRKDVRDLILSLRDEGKTVFFSSHILEDAEVICDQVALILSGRIVKQGYLDELLGQEMVGSELVVEGIDESLFAELQGRARRAVVQGHRFLLEFAGESDGEKALDQVRQSGGRIRSYVPKRKSLEDLLLEGLAQEKDR
- a CDS encoding ABC transporter permease; amino-acid sequence: MKSLGRIGVLAWNTYREAVRDKLLYNLLLFAAMMIASSILLAQIQIGKDERIYRDFGLGSIAFFGALIAIFVGINLVYREISTRTVYTMLSKPVRRWEFLLGKYFGLLSLLAVEVAIMSLCFLGVLVWKGSEFSTGLVWAICMIYLELALVTAVAIFFSTFTSPYLAAMFTVALWIIGHLLADLRAFGRKSDIAGLKELLEALYWTLPNLDRLDFKADASANNPIALARIAMASLYALLYSLGLMIGSVLLFQRRDFR